From a single Actinomycetota bacterium genomic region:
- the cas8c gene encoding type I-C CRISPR-associated protein Cas8c/Csd1 translates to MLEQLVKFAQEHNLVTEPGFAPKYIRWAIVIDDEGRFVNVIELGDVGSRNNRGQLFERCPEYNPSFMQGKERRSHFLAETANVVALYGKAADNPKTRDKHDYFVSLLREASTAMPELGKAAEVISDNTSLDAIRKALEEYRARETDKITFRISGVFPLESNLWHDWWRIHHLSITMEKKGTKTMVCLVTGEGVEPAMTHPKVKGLADVGGSKQGDVLIGFDKDAFKSYGLKQSENAAVSENAASAYRAALNYLIEHHSQQLAGTKIVHWFKGRVEREDDPLFWLEEGHDEQEIQAQERARELLASIRSGRRPDLQDNYYYAITLSGASGRVMVRDWMEGRFENLVENIRKWFDDLSIIRSGGDALAKSPKFFSVLGGMVRNPSDLRPPSVAKSSPLSSPLVAKLWRSAVNNEPIPRSALAYSLERMRIDIIKDEPFNHARIGLIKAYLIRQYRQGGGDEMADLIKPDLNDGYPNPAYQCGRLMAILARLQRSALGDVGAGIVQRYYAAASVTPSLVLGRLTRTSQFHLNKLDPGLAHWYEEKITEIWDGLKTGIPKTLSLEEQSLFALGYYQQIADMRKNKKETFESEKEVSDE, encoded by the coding sequence ATGTTGGAACAACTGGTGAAATTCGCGCAAGAACATAACCTGGTAACAGAGCCAGGTTTTGCACCTAAGTACATTCGTTGGGCAATAGTGATCGACGATGAGGGAAGATTTGTGAATGTCATCGAGTTGGGGGATGTGGGATCGAGAAATAACCGGGGGCAACTCTTTGAAAGATGTCCTGAATATAACCCGTCTTTTATGCAGGGCAAGGAGAGAAGAAGCCACTTCCTGGCGGAAACCGCGAATGTCGTGGCGCTCTACGGGAAAGCGGCTGACAATCCGAAAACAAGGGATAAGCATGACTATTTCGTCTCTCTACTGCGCGAGGCAAGCACTGCCATGCCTGAATTGGGCAAGGCAGCGGAAGTTATTTCCGATAATACCTCTCTTGATGCAATACGTAAGGCGCTAGAGGAATATAGAGCAAGGGAAACCGATAAAATCACCTTTCGTATATCTGGGGTTTTCCCTCTTGAATCTAATCTGTGGCATGATTGGTGGCGTATACACCACTTGAGCATCACCATGGAGAAAAAAGGGACTAAGACGATGGTCTGTCTCGTCACTGGTGAGGGCGTTGAGCCCGCTATGACTCACCCCAAGGTAAAAGGCTTAGCAGATGTGGGGGGAAGCAAACAGGGTGATGTATTAATTGGTTTCGACAAGGATGCGTTTAAGTCATACGGCCTTAAACAATCTGAAAATGCGGCAGTGTCAGAGAATGCAGCCTCAGCCTACAGGGCAGCCCTTAACTACTTGATTGAGCATCATAGCCAACAACTTGCCGGAACGAAAATCGTTCACTGGTTCAAGGGGAGGGTAGAAAGGGAAGATGATCCCTTATTCTGGCTGGAGGAAGGACATGATGAACAGGAAATACAAGCTCAGGAGCGTGCGAGGGAACTGCTGGCAAGCATAAGGTCAGGGCGAAGACCGGATCTTCAGGATAACTACTATTACGCGATTACATTATCCGGGGCGAGCGGAAGGGTTATGGTTCGTGACTGGATGGAAGGCCGCTTTGAAAATCTTGTCGAGAATATAAGGAAATGGTTTGATGATTTATCAATAATAAGATCTGGTGGGGATGCCTTAGCAAAATCGCCCAAGTTCTTCTCGGTACTTGGCGGGATGGTGCGCAATCCTAGCGATCTCCGACCACCCTCGGTTGCAAAATCATCACCCTTGTCATCACCCTTGGTTGCAAAATTATGGCGTTCTGCCGTCAACAATGAACCAATACCCAGATCAGCCTTAGCATATTCTCTTGAAAGAATGAGAATAGACATTATAAAAGATGAGCCGTTTAACCATGCCCGAATTGGACTCATCAAAGCTTATCTTATAAGGCAATATCGACAAGGTGGAGGTGATGAAATGGCAGATTTGATTAAACCGGACCTGAATGATGGATATCCAAATCCAGCTTATCAATGTGGCAGGTTGATGGCGATTCTTGCCAGGTTACAGCGCAGTGCCTTAGGAGATGTGGGCGCTGGCATTGTGCAGAGGTATTATGCAGCTGCCAGTGTTACGCCTTCTCTCGTTCTGGGGCGCCTTACACGCACAAGCCAGTTTCACCTCAACAAGCTGGATCCTGGATTGGCTCACTGGTATGAAGAAAAGATAACGGAAATTTGGGATGGATTGAAAACAGGTATTCCTAAGACATTGAGCCTGGAAGAACAGAGCCTTTTCGCACTAGGCTACTATCAGCAAATCGCTGATATGAGAAAAAACAAGAAGGAAACTTTCGAATCGGAAAAGGAGGTCAGTGATGAATAA
- the cas3 gene encoding CRISPR-associated helicase Cas3' — MEYLAHTSNSVGEVDPLKSHLRLVAERASKYAEAFDASLEAYIAGILHDIGKYGDKFQQRLRGEIRGVDHWSNGAWIALSKYQMSGIAAALSIQGHHKGLQRASKSSLGDLDPAKLEINNTEGLVLSEPDMRNLLERLEKDGLELPAKEQIGKSIYKHSDDSKIAGMLDIRMLFSTLVDADYIETEAHFNAQEKGARSYSEPGLKLNPDTLLEHLLGYLGELSMKSGASPSVRKMRSDLLHACLAAAENKHGLFTLTAPTGTGKTLSMLAFAVKHALHNNLERIITVIPYLSIIDQTVSEYRKALASAIDARDARRYVLEHHSLSGIRGGKRAVDGVTSDDEQEFHQQERLLTENWDAPIIVTTSVQFLESLFSNRPSACRKLHRLANSVILFDEVQTLPIGLVIPTLATLSHLSERYNSTIVFSTATQPAFSHLDAHIRKHYVRGWNPREIVPEELKLYERARRNRARWPQDIRETVSWNDLAKELANDAHGQVLCIVNLKRHALTLYDELIRMGVEDVFHLSTNMCPAHRQEVIKEVRLRLDKGEPCLLVSTQCVEAGVDIDFPLVYRALGPLDSIAQAAGRCNRNGRLEEGEVVLFLPESTEGENIYPDGAYRQATEVMKILLAKYGDHGLDINSPRIFEEYYRELYDIARPERKKEDLLEGINLRDFVKVSESYHVIEKPAINILVPYEPAVFNELEEEVRKAGLNAKWITKARPYAVGLFKPGFDDPLLSYIEPVPLGRDSYSEEWFIYLNGEHYSLETGLNPPQGMECLIG, encoded by the coding sequence ATGGAATATCTAGCACATACCTCAAACTCTGTCGGTGAAGTTGATCCATTAAAATCGCATCTTCGGCTAGTGGCTGAGAGAGCCTCCAAATATGCTGAAGCGTTCGATGCTTCTTTAGAGGCATATATCGCAGGAATATTGCATGATATAGGGAAATATGGCGATAAGTTTCAGCAAAGGTTGCGCGGAGAGATTAGGGGAGTCGACCACTGGTCGAACGGCGCATGGATAGCCTTATCAAAGTATCAAATGTCGGGCATTGCAGCGGCACTTTCCATCCAGGGACACCATAAAGGCCTTCAAAGGGCCTCGAAGAGCTCCTTGGGCGACCTTGATCCTGCGAAGTTAGAAATCAATAATACCGAGGGTCTGGTTCTATCCGAGCCTGATATGAGAAATCTGCTTGAGAGGCTGGAGAAGGATGGCCTCGAGCTACCCGCTAAAGAACAAATCGGTAAATCTATATACAAACATTCCGATGATTCCAAAATAGCTGGTATGCTCGATATCCGCATGCTCTTCTCCACCCTTGTGGATGCGGATTATATCGAAACAGAGGCGCATTTTAATGCACAAGAAAAGGGTGCCAGGAGCTATAGTGAACCCGGCTTGAAGCTTAACCCAGACACGCTTTTGGAACATCTACTTGGATATCTTGGCGAACTCTCCATGAAGTCTGGAGCCTCACCTTCTGTTCGAAAAATGCGATCAGACCTGCTGCATGCTTGCCTCGCTGCAGCAGAAAACAAACATGGCCTGTTCACTCTCACGGCCCCAACGGGAACGGGAAAGACCTTGAGCATGTTGGCCTTCGCTGTCAAGCATGCTTTGCATAATAACTTGGAACGGATAATCACGGTGATTCCTTATCTGAGCATAATCGATCAGACGGTTTCTGAATATCGCAAAGCACTGGCATCTGCGATAGATGCCCGCGACGCCAGAAGATATGTCCTTGAGCATCATAGCCTATCCGGCATACGTGGAGGCAAAAGAGCAGTTGATGGCGTTACTTCCGATGATGAGCAAGAATTTCATCAGCAAGAAAGGCTGCTCACCGAGAACTGGGATGCACCGATTATCGTGACCACGAGTGTCCAGTTCCTCGAGTCTCTCTTTTCTAATCGACCTTCAGCCTGCCGTAAGCTACACAGATTGGCTAATAGCGTGATCTTATTCGATGAAGTGCAGACATTACCCATTGGCCTTGTGATACCTACCCTCGCGACATTATCACACCTGTCCGAGAGATACAATTCAACAATAGTGTTTTCAACTGCGACCCAACCAGCTTTTTCCCACCTCGATGCGCACATAAGGAAGCATTACGTGCGTGGTTGGAACCCAAGGGAGATAGTTCCTGAAGAACTGAAGCTATATGAACGGGCGCGCCGCAACAGGGCAAGGTGGCCGCAGGATATAAGGGAAACGGTATCCTGGAATGATCTGGCGAAAGAGCTGGCAAACGACGCACATGGTCAGGTGCTCTGTATAGTAAATCTAAAAAGGCATGCCCTTACGCTTTATGATGAGCTCATCAGGATGGGAGTAGAAGACGTATTTCACCTCTCCACTAACATGTGCCCTGCACACAGACAAGAAGTCATAAAGGAAGTGCGTCTGCGCCTTGATAAAGGAGAGCCTTGCCTCCTTGTTTCCACGCAATGTGTTGAAGCAGGAGTCGACATTGATTTCCCGCTCGTATACAGAGCTTTGGGTCCCTTGGATTCGATTGCCCAGGCTGCTGGTCGTTGCAACAGGAATGGCCGGCTTGAGGAGGGCGAGGTGGTGCTGTTCTTGCCTGAAAGCACCGAGGGGGAAAACATATACCCGGATGGTGCTTACAGGCAAGCTACCGAGGTGATGAAGATACTCCTCGCTAAGTACGGCGATCATGGTCTGGACATTAATTCACCTCGTATATTCGAAGAATACTACCGGGAGCTCTACGATATCGCGAGGCCGGAACGGAAGAAGGAAGATCTACTTGAAGGCATTAACCTGCGTGATTTCGTAAAAGTATCCGAAAGCTATCATGTCATTGAGAAGCCAGCGATCAACATACTCGTTCCTTATGAGCCTGCCGTATTTAACGAGTTGGAAGAAGAAGTGCGAAAGGCCGGCTTGAATGCCAAGTGGATAACGAAAGCGAGGCCATACGCTGTGGGGTTATTCAAGCCCGGGTTTGATGACCCGTTACTATCCTATATCGAGCCCGTCCCTCTCGGCAGGGACAGCTATTCAGAAGAATGGTTCATTTATCTTAACGGAGAACATTACAGCCTTGAAACAGGGCTAAACCCGCCGCAAGGAATGGAATGCCTTATAGGCTGA
- the cas2 gene encoding CRISPR-associated endonuclease Cas2: protein MMVLVTYDVNTETPEGRKRLRRVAKKCENMGQRVQKSVFECLVDMTQWTAFRQRLIDEIDKEEDSLRFYFLGNNWRHRVEHVGAKPSYDPEGPLVI from the coding sequence ATGATGGTGCTTGTCACTTATGATGTAAATACTGAAACGCCGGAGGGGCGGAAAAGGCTTCGACGAGTCGCTAAGAAGTGTGAGAATATGGGTCAACGTGTTCAAAAATCGGTCTTTGAATGTCTTGTCGATATGACCCAATGGACTGCGTTCAGGCAACGCCTGATAGATGAGATAGATAAAGAAGAAGACAGCTTGCGCTTTTATTTCTTGGGAAACAATTGGCGTCATCGCGTTGAGCATGTGGGAGCCAAACCGTCTTATGACCCGGAGGGCCCTCTTGTTATATGA
- a CDS encoding SDR family NAD(P)-dependent oxidoreductase encodes MSGRKLPRRKGMEWFRGKVALVTGAASGLGRGIALSCVRAGCDLVAVDIDTEGLRGLAAEVEGMGGSCLAREADVSRRDQVEELAREVILLKGGVDLLVNNAGVAVGGELDLIPPEDLDWIVGVNLMGEIYGCRFFLPHMIERGGGHIVNIASVSGFAALPLHIAYTATKFGIVGFSEVLWTEARNHGVGVTVVCPGAVSTSIGERGRTYYRTEKQRVSEEKYAEALQRKGMDPEVAGRKILEAVAANRFLCLLGREAHALYYLKRLCPMLMLRTVSAVTRYVTR; translated from the coding sequence ATGTCGGGAAGGAAGCTGCCGCGCAGGAAGGGAATGGAGTGGTTCCGCGGCAAGGTGGCCTTGGTCACCGGGGCGGCATCGGGGCTGGGAAGGGGGATCGCCCTGAGCTGCGTGCGCGCCGGCTGCGACCTGGTCGCCGTGGATATCGACACGGAGGGTTTGCGCGGGCTCGCCGCGGAGGTGGAGGGCATGGGCGGGTCTTGCCTTGCCCGGGAGGCGGACGTGTCCCGGCGCGACCAGGTGGAAGAACTTGCCAGGGAGGTGATCCTGCTGAAGGGCGGGGTGGACCTCCTGGTGAACAACGCCGGCGTGGCCGTGGGCGGCGAGCTGGACCTCATACCGCCGGAGGACCTGGACTGGATCGTGGGCGTGAATCTCATGGGGGAGATCTACGGGTGCCGCTTCTTCCTCCCCCACATGATCGAGCGGGGCGGCGGTCACATCGTGAACATCGCTTCCGTGTCGGGGTTCGCGGCCCTTCCGCTGCACATCGCCTACACCGCCACCAAGTTCGGGATCGTGGGGTTCTCGGAGGTGCTGTGGACGGAGGCCAGGAACCACGGCGTGGGGGTCACCGTGGTCTGCCCCGGGGCCGTGAGCACCTCCATCGGCGAGCGCGGGCGCACCTATTACCGCACGGAGAAGCAGCGCGTGAGCGAGGAGAAGTACGCCGAGGCGCTGCAGAGAAAGGGCATGGATCCCGAGGTCGCCGGCAGGAAGATACTGGAAGCCGTGGCCGCGAACCGGTTCCTGTGCCTCCTGGGCAGGGAGGCCCACGCCCTCTATTACCTCAAGCGCCTCTGTCCCATGCTCATGCTGCGGACGGTTTCCGCGGTCACCCGTTACGTCACGCGGTGA
- the cas5c gene encoding type I-C CRISPR-associated protein Cas5: protein MRPTNQILEVWGEFACFTRPELKVERFSYPVITPSAARAIFDAIYCKPNRDPSKAEFRWQVKKVEMLSEPKYIALRRNEVKNKAPSERTILDWISGKKEPKPILADGTKEMLGRDDEGRTQRQTMALKDVRYRLHAEIRPWPGYEDRLKAMEAQFRRRALNGKCIYQPYLGCREFPAYFELVEPDSIQAEPVPVNIDIGLMLYDVFDLSKPGSSTDAPKISLFRAKVVNGVMEIPEYDNDEEVLKLDGGRI from the coding sequence ATGCGACCAACAAACCAGATACTGGAGGTATGGGGGGAGTTTGCCTGCTTTACACGCCCCGAATTAAAGGTAGAACGATTCAGCTATCCGGTGATCACCCCATCGGCAGCCCGCGCCATATTCGATGCGATTTACTGTAAACCGAACCGGGACCCTTCAAAGGCTGAGTTCCGATGGCAGGTAAAGAAAGTCGAGATGCTGTCCGAGCCGAAATACATCGCATTACGGCGCAACGAGGTAAAGAACAAGGCACCGAGCGAAAGAACAATCCTTGACTGGATTTCCGGTAAAAAGGAACCTAAGCCGATACTTGCTGACGGCACCAAAGAAATGCTTGGTAGAGACGACGAGGGAAGGACTCAAAGGCAAACCATGGCTTTGAAGGATGTGCGCTATAGGCTGCATGCTGAGATCAGGCCCTGGCCCGGTTATGAAGATCGCCTTAAGGCCATGGAGGCTCAGTTTCGCAGGCGTGCACTCAACGGGAAGTGCATATACCAGCCGTATCTCGGATGTCGTGAATTCCCGGCCTACTTTGAGCTTGTGGAACCTGATTCCATACAAGCTGAACCTGTGCCTGTAAACATCGATATTGGTCTGATGCTGTACGACGTCTTTGACCTGTCAAAACCCGGCTCTTCTACTGATGCGCCCAAGATCAGCCTTTTCCGTGCAAAAGTAGTGAACGGCGTCATGGAGATTCCTGAATATGATAACGACGAAGAAGTCCTTAAGTTAGACGGAGGTAGGATCTAA
- the cas1c gene encoding type I-C CRISPR-associated endonuclease Cas1, translating into MKRLLNTLYVTSQGAYLSRDGETVVVRVGQETKLRVPVHTLDGIVCFGQVSCSPPLMQMCGERNVSISFLSEYGRFWARVHGPVSGNVLLRREQYRRADDPAFSSQVARNIVLAKVANCRVVLLRAQRDHQDCVDVSQLKETVRYLTHISHNLKDGLLPLDTVRGYEGDAARAYFGVFNQLIVANKEDFFFKQRTRRPPLDNMNALLSFIYALVLHDVTSSLEAVGLDPAVGFLHRDRPGRPGLALDLMEELRPFFADRLALSLVNRQQIKGKGFRKTESGAVMMDDETRKTVLVAYQKRKQEEIYHPFLGERIALGLLPHVQAMLFARFLRGDIEGYPPFVWR; encoded by the coding sequence ATGAAACGGCTTCTTAACACTTTGTATGTAACCAGTCAGGGAGCATACCTCTCCCGGGACGGAGAAACGGTAGTTGTGCGTGTAGGACAGGAAACAAAGCTACGGGTTCCAGTCCATACCCTTGATGGTATTGTCTGTTTTGGTCAGGTTTCATGCAGCCCGCCGCTCATGCAGATGTGCGGTGAACGAAATGTGTCCATCTCTTTTCTCAGTGAATACGGCAGATTCTGGGCAAGAGTACATGGTCCCGTTTCAGGAAATGTTCTTCTTAGAAGGGAGCAGTATCGGCGAGCAGATGACCCTGCCTTTTCTTCTCAGGTAGCCCGAAATATTGTCCTTGCGAAGGTCGCGAATTGCCGTGTTGTGCTTTTACGTGCCCAGCGTGACCATCAAGATTGCGTCGATGTTTCGCAGCTCAAAGAAACAGTGCGATACCTTACACATATATCTCATAATCTGAAGGATGGTCTTCTCCCCCTTGATACGGTAAGGGGATATGAAGGTGACGCAGCTCGTGCCTATTTCGGTGTTTTTAACCAACTTATTGTTGCCAATAAGGAGGATTTTTTCTTCAAACAGCGTACCCGGAGACCTCCACTTGACAACATGAACGCGCTTCTCTCGTTTATTTATGCTTTGGTATTGCATGATGTCACCTCTTCACTTGAGGCAGTCGGTCTGGATCCAGCAGTAGGATTTCTTCATAGAGATAGGCCAGGTAGACCGGGCTTGGCTTTAGACCTTATGGAGGAGCTTCGCCCGTTTTTCGCTGACCGTCTCGCTTTGTCCCTCGTCAACCGCCAACAGATAAAGGGCAAGGGTTTTAGAAAGACGGAGTCAGGAGCGGTGATGATGGACGATGAGACCCGCAAGACGGTTCTGGTTGCTTATCAGAAAAGGAAGCAGGAAGAGATATATCACCCATTCTTAGGAGAGAGGATTGCCTTAGGTCTGCTGCCGCACGTTCAAGCCATGCTGTTTGCAAGATTCTTGAGGGGCGATATTGAAGGTTATCCCCCATTCGTGTGGAGATGA
- the cas7c gene encoding type I-C CRISPR-associated protein Cas7/Csd2 — translation MNNPIKNRYEFVLLFDCENGNPNGDPDAGNAPRIDPQDMRGLVSDVALKRRVRNYVQIARDNKMPFAIFIEHATNLNTKIARAHEETSGMPPFENNKWKTTLDKARAAGKWLCKNFYDVRTFGAVLSTGPNAGQIRGPVQLSFARSVDPILPLEISITRMAVADNDIKGKDVGSKEFEEWEKMQPEDELRTMGRKALIPYGLFVLKGFISAYLAQEDTGTGFTDDDLTLLWEALLKMFEHDRSSSKGLMSVREPIFVFKHVGTDSDEVQREKQAMLGCAPAHKLFELIEIKKKDGVDAPRSFDDYTVSFKKSALPSGVSAGFVVTGEGGKAELVWNDVPGNVMVV, via the coding sequence ATGAATAACCCGATAAAGAACCGCTATGAATTCGTGCTTCTGTTCGATTGCGAGAACGGAAATCCCAATGGAGATCCTGATGCAGGAAATGCCCCCCGTATCGATCCTCAAGACATGCGTGGACTAGTGTCGGATGTTGCGCTTAAAAGAAGGGTGAGAAACTATGTACAAATAGCTAGAGATAATAAGATGCCCTTCGCAATCTTCATAGAGCATGCAACAAATCTCAACACTAAAATAGCAAGAGCCCATGAAGAAACCAGTGGAATGCCGCCTTTTGAGAATAATAAATGGAAGACGACACTTGATAAGGCAAGAGCTGCAGGAAAATGGCTGTGCAAGAATTTTTATGATGTTAGAACATTTGGCGCCGTCCTGTCTACAGGCCCAAATGCAGGACAAATACGTGGTCCAGTGCAATTATCTTTTGCTCGCTCTGTCGACCCAATATTACCACTAGAAATCTCGATAACCAGGATGGCAGTCGCGGATAACGATATTAAAGGCAAAGACGTTGGGTCGAAAGAGTTCGAAGAATGGGAAAAGATGCAACCAGAAGATGAGCTCCGTACCATGGGAAGGAAAGCGCTGATCCCTTATGGTCTCTTCGTCTTGAAGGGATTCATCAGTGCCTATCTTGCGCAGGAAGACACCGGTACTGGGTTCACAGATGATGATCTAACCCTTCTCTGGGAAGCCTTGCTCAAGATGTTCGAGCATGATCGATCCTCTAGCAAGGGATTGATGTCAGTTCGCGAGCCCATCTTTGTGTTCAAGCATGTGGGAACAGATTCAGATGAGGTGCAACGCGAGAAGCAGGCTATGCTAGGATGTGCGCCTGCCCACAAGTTGTTTGAACTCATCGAGATCAAGAAAAAAGATGGCGTAGATGCTCCCCGTTCCTTCGATGATTACACGGTTTCTTTCAAGAAGAGCGCTTTGCCGAGCGGTGTATCTGCAGGTTTCGTCGTAACCGGAGAAGGCGGGAAGGCGGAACTGGTCTGGAATGATGTCCCGGGAAATGTAATGGTGGTATAA
- a CDS encoding SDR family NAD(P)-dependent oxidoreductase, whose product MRAYRLDGKRVVITGAGSGLGRALALALASRGCRVGVADINEETARETLEMVRRKGGDGEVYRLDVSSPREVEAMAEHFFREWGGVDVLVNNAGVVSVGFVGDIPLEDWEWAFGVNFWGMLYGCHSFIPRMKEQGGGYIVNVASAAGLLTLLEMGPYNTTKAAVIALSETLRSELAPCGIGVTVVCPMFFNTHLLDNMRYTDEFEVEFSRTTFRYARMTADEVAEAVVRGVERKRLYVVPQFSGKLFWFLKRMRPGMYHGTLAFFNRDDIGRRMLLWMARKGLIQ is encoded by the coding sequence ATGCGCGCGTACAGGCTGGACGGGAAAAGGGTGGTCATCACGGGAGCGGGGTCCGGGCTGGGGCGGGCGCTTGCGCTGGCCCTGGCTTCCAGGGGTTGTCGCGTAGGCGTGGCGGACATCAACGAGGAAACGGCGCGCGAGACCCTGGAGATGGTGCGGAGGAAGGGCGGGGACGGCGAGGTCTACCGCCTCGACGTGAGCAGTCCGCGAGAGGTGGAGGCCATGGCGGAGCACTTCTTCCGGGAATGGGGCGGGGTGGACGTCCTGGTGAACAACGCCGGCGTGGTCTCCGTGGGTTTCGTGGGGGACATCCCGCTCGAGGACTGGGAGTGGGCCTTCGGGGTGAACTTCTGGGGCATGCTCTACGGCTGCCATTCCTTCATACCCCGCATGAAGGAGCAGGGGGGAGGCTACATCGTCAACGTGGCCTCGGCGGCGGGCCTGCTCACCCTGCTGGAGATGGGCCCCTACAACACCACCAAGGCGGCGGTCATCGCCCTCTCGGAGACCCTGCGCAGCGAGCTGGCCCCCTGCGGGATAGGGGTCACCGTGGTCTGCCCCATGTTCTTCAACACCCACCTCCTGGACAACATGCGCTACACGGACGAATTCGAGGTGGAGTTCTCGCGGACCACCTTCCGCTACGCGAGGATGACCGCCGACGAGGTGGCCGAGGCGGTGGTCAGGGGCGTGGAAAGGAAGCGCCTCTACGTGGTGCCCCAGTTCTCCGGCAAGCTGTTCTGGTTCCTGAAGCGCATGCGCCCCGGCATGTACCACGGCACCCTGGCCTTCTTCAACCGGGACGACATCGGCAGGCGCATGCTCCTCTGGATGGCCCGCAAGGGGCTCATCCAGTGA
- the cas4 gene encoding CRISPR-associated protein Cas4, translated as MYAEDDLIPLSALQHLLFCERRAALIYIEGAWEDNPFTIEGGILHERTHASETESRGDIRIVRGLPLRSLRLGVTGKADVVEFHRLTESHIMARDGEFFAEGTTLEGVPGLWQPFPVEYKRGSLRREEGYEVQLCAQALCLEEMLGVTIPVGALYYGKSVRRLELAFDKELRKKTEVASERLHELVARACTPKAYYSKKCEKCSLIDVCLPKATSRKRSVNSYLSRLILESGEEDETAS; from the coding sequence ATGTATGCTGAGGATGATCTCATTCCGCTCTCCGCTCTGCAGCATCTATTGTTCTGCGAGCGGAGAGCGGCGCTGATCTACATCGAGGGCGCATGGGAGGACAACCCTTTCACCATCGAAGGGGGCATTCTCCACGAAAGAACGCATGCCTCGGAGACGGAGTCACGTGGGGATATACGCATAGTCCGAGGTCTACCGTTGAGGTCGCTCAGGCTTGGTGTAACCGGCAAGGCGGACGTTGTGGAGTTTCATCGCCTAACAGAATCCCATATCATGGCTCGTGATGGCGAATTTTTCGCAGAGGGAACAACACTGGAAGGAGTACCGGGCCTTTGGCAACCTTTCCCGGTGGAATACAAACGTGGTAGCTTGCGCCGCGAAGAGGGCTACGAGGTTCAGCTTTGTGCGCAAGCTCTTTGCCTCGAAGAGATGCTCGGGGTCACCATTCCAGTGGGTGCCCTTTACTATGGCAAATCAGTACGGCGGTTGGAATTGGCATTCGATAAAGAATTGCGAAAAAAAACAGAGGTGGCATCTGAAAGGTTGCATGAATTGGTCGCGCGTGCATGCACACCTAAAGCATATTATTCAAAGAAGTGTGAAAAATGTTCACTAATAGATGTTTGCCTTCCCAAAGCAACTAGCAGGAAACGTAGTGTTAACTCATACCTATCCAGGCTGATCTTGGAATCGGGTGAGGAAGATGAAACGGCTTCTTAA